In the genome of Aureimonas sp. OT7, one region contains:
- a CDS encoding efflux RND transporter permease subunit: MFLTRVSVGHPVFATMMMLAILVVGLFSFNRLGVDLFPEVDLPVVVVVTAYEGASPETVESEVTRRIETEVNTIGGIDTITSDSYEGRSVVVIQFDLDVDSRAAAQEVRDRVARLDAVFPDEVDTPQVTRFNPDDQPILSVAVFSDSRSLPEMTTLADKVIVNRLSVLPGVGQVTIVGGSPRQVLVLMDPERLEAYGISVSTVMAAIRRENQDRAAGTLISGIGQRIVTVEGRLSDVTDFPQIIVAQDNGYPIYLSDVAEVVDGGAELTSAASYNGVRALGVDVVKVQGANTVAVAEALRSEVDVLARELSPEGLTLTVSRDNSRPIALQAAEVQRTLIEGGVLTVLIVFLFLNSWRSTVITGLTLPISVIGTFAVMYFLGFTLNTMTLMALSLSIGILIDDAIVVRENITRHLNMGKSHKQAALDGTNEIGLAVVATTLCIVAVFLPVAFMGGIIGRFFLQFGVTVSVAVLISLFVAFTLDPMLSSVWYDPATAPNAKRGLLGRLVARFDRAFEGLAVRYKSVIHWSFRHRYLTVFAAVAIFVGSLMLVPRIGGEFLPPSDNGEFSVYVEGPQGSSLDYMGIKVRQVEAALREFPEVQSFYSTINAGGARGVNAANVAVQLVPARDRSISTSAIAEPIRHRLSSVAGLEVSVNQSSMGDGGGGAASKPLQVSVLGDGPEELRRISDEIKTRLQAIPGAVEVESSIDNEKPTYAIRVRREAASDLGVSIEAVGETLRPLIAGDAISVWNAPDGESYDVVVRLPREGREVADQLRNLSLTTGRTGEDGRPTTVLLSQVADVIESVAPESITRKDLSREIRISANVQGRALGDVTADLTREIAAVDVPAGYRIVFGGEAEDMAESMGYAVEALSLAVIFIYLILASQFGSFIQPLAIMMTLPLSLIGVLVGLLVTGSTLNIFSIIGFIMLMGLVTKNAILLVDYSNQGRARGLSLRDSLAEAGAVRLRPIVMTTLAMIFGMLPLALGLGEGGEQRAPMAHAVIGGLISSTVLTLIFVPVILTFLDGLARRVSKRLPKAPDEQHATGA, encoded by the coding sequence ATGTTCCTGACCCGCGTCAGCGTCGGCCATCCCGTCTTCGCCACCATGATGATGCTGGCCATCCTGGTGGTCGGCCTGTTCTCGTTCAACCGGCTGGGGGTCGACCTGTTTCCGGAGGTCGACCTGCCGGTCGTGGTGGTTGTCACCGCCTATGAGGGCGCCTCGCCCGAAACGGTGGAAAGCGAGGTGACGCGGCGCATCGAGACCGAAGTCAACACGATCGGCGGCATCGATACCATCACCTCCGACAGCTACGAGGGGCGCTCCGTCGTCGTCATCCAGTTCGACCTCGACGTCGACTCGCGCGCGGCGGCGCAGGAGGTGCGTGACCGGGTGGCACGGCTGGACGCCGTCTTCCCGGACGAGGTCGATACCCCGCAGGTGACGCGCTTCAACCCCGACGACCAGCCGATTCTGTCGGTCGCGGTCTTTTCGGACAGCCGCAGCCTGCCGGAAATGACGACGCTGGCCGACAAGGTGATCGTCAACCGCCTCAGCGTGCTTCCCGGCGTCGGACAGGTGACCATCGTCGGCGGCAGCCCGCGCCAGGTCCTCGTTCTGATGGACCCCGAGCGGCTGGAGGCCTACGGCATTTCGGTATCGACGGTCATGGCGGCGATACGCCGCGAAAACCAGGACCGGGCCGCCGGCACGCTGATCTCGGGCATCGGGCAGCGCATCGTGACGGTGGAGGGCCGGCTTTCCGATGTCACCGATTTTCCGCAGATCATCGTCGCGCAGGACAATGGCTATCCGATCTATCTGTCGGATGTAGCCGAAGTGGTGGACGGCGGGGCCGAGCTGACCAGCGCCGCCAGCTACAACGGCGTCCGCGCGCTGGGCGTCGACGTGGTGAAGGTGCAGGGCGCCAACACGGTGGCCGTGGCCGAGGCTCTTCGGTCCGAAGTCGACGTGCTGGCGCGCGAGCTGTCGCCCGAGGGCCTGACGCTGACGGTCAGCCGCGACAATTCGCGGCCCATCGCGCTTCAGGCGGCGGAGGTACAGCGCACGCTCATCGAGGGTGGCGTGCTGACGGTGCTGATCGTCTTCCTGTTCCTCAATTCCTGGCGCTCGACCGTCATCACCGGCCTGACGCTGCCGATCTCCGTCATCGGCACGTTCGCCGTCATGTATTTCCTGGGGTTCACGCTCAACACCATGACGCTGATGGCCCTGTCGCTGTCCATCGGCATTCTGATCGACGACGCCATCGTGGTGCGGGAAAACATCACGCGGCACCTGAACATGGGCAAGAGCCACAAGCAGGCGGCGCTGGACGGCACCAACGAGATCGGCCTCGCCGTCGTAGCGACGACCCTGTGCATCGTCGCCGTGTTCCTTCCCGTCGCCTTCATGGGCGGCATCATCGGCCGGTTCTTCCTGCAGTTCGGCGTCACCGTCTCGGTTGCGGTCCTCATCTCGCTGTTCGTCGCCTTTACGCTCGATCCGATGTTGTCGAGCGTCTGGTACGACCCGGCGACGGCGCCCAATGCGAAACGCGGTCTGCTGGGCCGCCTGGTGGCGCGTTTCGACCGTGCCTTCGAAGGACTGGCGGTGCGCTACAAGTCGGTCATCCACTGGAGTTTCCGGCATCGCTACCTGACGGTATTTGCTGCAGTCGCCATTTTCGTCGGCAGCCTCATGCTGGTGCCGCGGATCGGCGGCGAGTTCCTGCCGCCGAGCGACAATGGTGAGTTCTCGGTCTATGTGGAGGGTCCGCAGGGCTCATCGCTCGACTACATGGGCATCAAGGTGCGGCAGGTGGAGGCCGCGCTGCGCGAGTTTCCAGAGGTTCAGAGCTTCTATTCCACCATCAACGCCGGCGGTGCGCGCGGCGTCAATGCCGCCAATGTGGCCGTGCAACTGGTGCCGGCGCGCGATCGATCCATCTCCACCAGCGCCATCGCGGAGCCCATCCGCCACCGCCTGTCCTCCGTGGCGGGCCTCGAGGTTTCGGTGAACCAGAGCTCGATGGGCGACGGTGGCGGGGGCGCCGCTTCCAAACCCCTTCAGGTGTCGGTTCTGGGCGACGGGCCGGAGGAGCTTCGGCGCATTTCGGACGAGATCAAGACACGGCTGCAGGCGATACCGGGCGCGGTCGAGGTGGAATCCTCGATCGACAACGAAAAGCCGACCTATGCCATCCGGGTCCGGCGCGAGGCGGCCAGCGACCTTGGCGTATCCATCGAGGCCGTGGGTGAAACGCTGCGGCCGCTGATCGCGGGCGACGCCATATCGGTCTGGAATGCGCCGGACGGCGAAAGCTACGACGTCGTGGTGCGGCTGCCGCGCGAGGGCCGGGAGGTCGCCGACCAGCTTCGCAACCTGTCGCTGACCACAGGGCGTACCGGCGAGGACGGGCGGCCGACGACCGTTCTCCTGTCGCAGGTGGCGGACGTTATCGAAAGCGTCGCACCGGAATCGATCACCCGCAAGGACCTCTCGCGGGAAATCCGCATCTCGGCCAATGTGCAGGGCAGGGCGCTGGGCGACGTCACCGCCGATCTGACGCGCGAGATCGCGGCCGTCGACGTGCCGGCGGGATACCGGATCGTCTTCGGCGGCGAGGCCGAGGACATGGCCGAAAGCATGGGCTATGCGGTGGAGGCGCTGTCGCTGGCGGTGATCTTCATCTACCTGATCCTCGCCTCCCAGTTCGGCTCCTTCATCCAGCCGCTCGCCATCATGATGACGCTGCCGCTGTCGCTCATCGGCGTGCTCGTCGGCCTGCTGGTGACGGGCTCTACGCTCAACATCTTCTCGATCATCGGTTTCATCATGCTGATGGGCCTCGTCACCAAGAACGCGATCCTGCTGGTGGATTACTCCAACCAGGGGCGCGCGCGCGGACTGTCGCTGCGCGACAGCCTTGCCGAGGCGGGTGCGGTACGGCTGCGCCCCATCGTCATGACCACGCTGGCGATGATCTTCGGCATGCTGCCGCTGGCGCTGGGCCTCGGCGAAGGAGGGGAGCAACGCGCGCCGATGGCCCATGCAGTGATCGGCGGGCTGATCTCGTCCACGGTGCTGACGCTGATCTTCGTGCCGGTCATCCTGACCTTCCTGGATGGCCTGGCGCGCCGCGTCTCGAAACGTCTGCCGAAGGCGCCGGACGAGCAGCACGCCACGGGGGCGTAA
- a CDS encoding efflux RND transporter periplasmic adaptor subunit gives MARSRKFLISLVLVALVAGVAYVAIDGQEPAAGGTATQTAERPLELSPVEVALVESQTIAADLRITGTLRPARRTIIAAQVSGTIEDVAVKIGQSVEQDDVLLQFDLVPLESTLAARRASRDAMQAQLRQAQAVLARSARLGLSGISSEAVRLEAEANVANLEAQLRGLDAEVADADRNLADGTVRAPFAGVISERRVEPGQTVAINTELLSMVDLDIIEVEAGVPAGSVADVRPGQIARLTINGLPARTFEARVVRIAPTAVEGSRTVRVYLELPNEDGLLRGGMFATGTLDTGSRSDVIALPETALRRDEAGEFVLKVVDGRLVRQAVTVDPVPPRQGLLAFTEGLAPGDTVVVAPLPALKADTAIEIGA, from the coding sequence ATGGCCCGTTCGCGTAAGTTCCTCATCAGCCTCGTCCTCGTCGCCCTCGTGGCGGGCGTCGCCTATGTCGCAATCGACGGGCAGGAGCCCGCCGCCGGCGGGACGGCCACCCAGACGGCCGAGCGCCCGCTGGAGCTTTCTCCGGTCGAGGTGGCTCTCGTCGAAAGCCAGACCATCGCCGCCGATCTGCGGATCACCGGGACGCTCCGGCCGGCACGCCGCACCATCATCGCGGCGCAGGTGTCGGGCACGATCGAGGATGTCGCGGTGAAGATCGGGCAATCCGTTGAGCAGGACGACGTGCTGCTGCAATTCGACCTCGTTCCCCTGGAGAGCACGCTGGCGGCGCGTCGTGCCTCGCGCGATGCGATGCAGGCGCAGCTTCGACAGGCGCAGGCGGTTCTGGCGCGCAGCGCCCGGCTTGGGCTCAGCGGCATCTCGTCCGAGGCGGTGCGGCTGGAGGCGGAGGCCAACGTGGCCAACCTCGAGGCCCAGTTGCGCGGGCTCGACGCGGAAGTTGCGGATGCGGATCGCAACCTGGCGGACGGCACGGTGCGGGCACCCTTTGCCGGCGTCATATCCGAGCGCCGGGTCGAGCCGGGGCAGACCGTCGCCATCAATACCGAGCTGCTCTCGATGGTGGACCTCGACATCATCGAAGTGGAAGCCGGCGTGCCGGCCGGCAGCGTCGCCGACGTGCGGCCCGGACAAATCGCCCGGCTGACCATCAACGGCCTGCCCGCCCGGACCTTCGAGGCACGGGTCGTGCGCATCGCGCCGACCGCCGTGGAAGGCTCGCGCACGGTCCGCGTCTATCTGGAACTGCCCAACGAGGACGGGCTCCTGAGGGGCGGGATGTTCGCCACGGGCACCCTCGACACGGGCAGCCGCAGCGACGTCATCGCCCTGCCGGAAACCGCCCTGCGGCGCGACGAAGCCGGTGAGTTCGTCCTGAAGGTCGTCGACGGCCGGCTGGTCCGCCAGGCCGTGACGGTGGATCCCGTGCCGCCCCGGCAGGGGCTTCTGGCCTTCACCGAAGGCCTGGCGCCGGGCGATACGGTGGTCGTCGCGCCGCTGCCGGCGCTGAAGGCCGACACCGCCATCGAAATCGGGGCCTGA
- a CDS encoding bifunctional acetate--CoA ligase family protein/GNAT family N-acetyltransferase — protein sequence MSTRNLDALFQPRAIALIGASNRFRSVGEVLARNLFGAGFKGPVMPVNPHESAIRSTVAYPDVRSLPAAPDLAVIATPAPGVPELIGQLGEAGCRAAVVISSGFEDEALRADLLEAARPHTLRIVGPNCIGFISPRAGINASFAHLRPRNGDIAFVSQSGAIATAVLDWADVRGIGFSHVVSVGDMCDVDLGDLLDYLAVDGRTKSILLFVETVTEARKFMSAARLAARTKPIVVIKAGRARGRAAAATHMEELADAEDVFAAACRRAGMLQVATLRELFEAVGTLASGIRPRGDRLAILTNGGGAAILAADAVERHGGRLAELSDATRARLSGVLPNNWRQGDPVDMLREADDARYADALSALLDDDGQDAVLVMNCPTAIADGVEAARATIRTLDATRNRPVVTCWLGERAARDSRRLFAERGVPTYDTPDEAVRAFMQLVNYRHNQDMLMETPPALVAERVDRDAAAAVIAGALRAGRPVLSAPEALAFLAAYGIPTAATGTAPDPEMAAEIAARIGFPVVLKILSDDIVHKSDVGGVRLELDSAESVRDAALHMLKRVAEFRPDARIEGFSVQKMIRRHGAHEVIVGVGLDAVFGPVLVVGQGGTAAEVIRDRAIGLPPLNMLLAREMIGRTRIARLMGGEVGQLATTLVKLSQMLVDHPELVELDINPLLADGNGIVALDARIAVRAASGAGSARFAILPYPQELEETVTLRGGRAFELAPIRPEDENALIDMLSRSAPEDIRLRFFAPIRNIGHTFAARLTQIDYSREMAFVAREAGDPESAILGAARIVTDAEGIEGEFGIMVRSDQKGKGLGYALMQKILSYARARGMRRVFAEVLAENTSMLALAQELGFVRQPPGEDMTIRHVELELDR from the coding sequence ATGTCGACACGCAATCTCGATGCGCTGTTTCAGCCGCGCGCCATCGCCCTGATCGGCGCCAGCAACCGTTTCCGCTCCGTTGGCGAGGTGCTGGCGCGCAACCTGTTCGGCGCCGGCTTCAAGGGCCCGGTCATGCCGGTCAACCCGCACGAGAGCGCGATCCGCTCAACGGTCGCCTATCCCGATGTGCGCTCGCTGCCCGCCGCGCCCGACCTTGCCGTCATCGCGACCCCGGCGCCGGGCGTGCCGGAGCTGATCGGCCAGCTGGGGGAAGCCGGATGCCGGGCCGCCGTGGTGATCTCGTCCGGCTTCGAGGACGAGGCCTTGCGCGCCGATCTCCTGGAGGCGGCGCGGCCGCATACGCTGCGCATCGTCGGGCCCAATTGCATCGGCTTCATCTCGCCGCGCGCCGGCATCAACGCCAGCTTCGCACACCTCAGGCCCCGCAACGGCGATATCGCCTTCGTGAGCCAGTCGGGGGCCATCGCGACGGCGGTGCTGGACTGGGCGGACGTGCGCGGCATCGGCTTTTCGCATGTCGTGTCGGTGGGCGACATGTGCGACGTGGATCTGGGCGACCTGCTCGACTATCTGGCCGTCGATGGCCGCACGAAGTCCATCCTTCTCTTCGTCGAGACGGTGACCGAGGCGCGCAAGTTCATGTCCGCCGCACGGCTGGCGGCGCGCACCAAGCCCATCGTCGTCATCAAGGCCGGCCGGGCGCGCGGGCGAGCCGCCGCGGCGACGCATATGGAAGAGCTCGCCGATGCGGAGGACGTCTTCGCCGCGGCCTGCCGGCGGGCCGGCATGCTGCAGGTGGCCACGCTTCGCGAATTGTTCGAGGCGGTGGGCACCCTGGCATCCGGCATACGCCCGCGCGGCGACCGCCTGGCCATCCTGACCAATGGCGGCGGCGCGGCCATCCTGGCCGCCGACGCGGTGGAACGCCATGGCGGGCGGCTTGCGGAGCTGTCCGATGCCACGCGGGCGCGCCTGTCGGGTGTCCTTCCAAACAACTGGCGGCAGGGCGACCCCGTCGACATGCTGCGCGAAGCCGACGACGCGCGCTATGCCGACGCGCTGTCCGCCTTGCTCGACGATGATGGGCAGGACGCCGTCCTTGTGATGAACTGCCCGACGGCCATCGCCGACGGAGTCGAGGCCGCCCGCGCCACGATCCGGACGCTGGATGCGACCCGCAACCGGCCCGTCGTCACATGCTGGCTGGGCGAGCGCGCCGCACGCGATTCGCGCCGGCTCTTCGCCGAACGGGGCGTGCCGACCTACGATACGCCGGACGAGGCGGTGCGCGCCTTCATGCAGCTCGTCAATTATCGCCACAACCAGGACATGCTCATGGAAACACCGCCCGCTTTGGTGGCAGAGCGGGTGGACAGGGACGCGGCCGCTGCGGTGATCGCGGGCGCGCTGCGTGCCGGCCGCCCGGTGCTGAGCGCGCCCGAGGCCCTGGCATTCCTGGCGGCCTACGGCATTCCGACGGCGGCGACGGGCACTGCGCCGGACCCGGAGATGGCGGCGGAAATCGCCGCGCGGATCGGCTTTCCGGTGGTGCTGAAGATCCTGTCGGACGATATCGTGCACAAATCCGATGTCGGGGGCGTGCGGCTGGAGCTGGATAGCGCCGAGTCGGTGCGCGACGCGGCCCTGCACATGCTGAAGCGGGTTGCCGAGTTTCGTCCCGACGCGCGGATCGAGGGCTTCTCCGTCCAGAAGATGATCCGCCGCCATGGTGCCCACGAGGTGATCGTCGGCGTCGGCCTCGACGCCGTCTTCGGGCCGGTGCTGGTGGTCGGGCAGGGTGGTACGGCGGCGGAGGTGATCCGCGACCGGGCCATCGGCCTGCCGCCGCTCAACATGCTGCTGGCGCGCGAAATGATCGGCCGAACGCGCATCGCGCGGCTGATGGGCGGCGAAGTGGGCCAGCTTGCGACGACACTGGTGAAGCTGTCGCAGATGCTGGTGGATCATCCGGAACTGGTGGAGCTGGATATCAACCCCCTTCTGGCGGATGGCAACGGCATCGTCGCGCTGGATGCGCGCATCGCCGTGCGTGCCGCCTCGGGTGCGGGGTCGGCGCGCTTTGCCATCCTGCCATACCCGCAGGAGCTGGAGGAAACGGTGACGCTGCGGGGCGGACGCGCGTTCGAGCTCGCGCCGATCCGCCCGGAAGACGAAAATGCGCTCATCGACATGCTGTCGCGCAGCGCGCCCGAGGATATCCGGCTGCGCTTCTTCGCGCCGATCCGAAACATCGGGCACACCTTTGCGGCCCGCCTTACGCAAATCGACTACAGCCGCGAAATGGCCTTCGTGGCCCGGGAGGCCGGCGACCCGGAGAGCGCCATTCTGGGCGCGGCCCGCATCGTGACGGACGCGGAAGGCATCGAGGGAGAGTTCGGCATCATGGTCCGCTCCGACCAGAAGGGCAAAGGCCTCGGCTACGCGCTGATGCAGAAGATCCTGTCCTATGCCCGGGCACGGGGCATGCGCCGCGTCTTCGCCGAAGTGCTGGCCGAGAACACCTCTATGCTGGCGCTTGCGCAGGAACTGGGCTTCGTCCGCCAGCCGCCGGGCGAAGACATGACGATCCGCCATGTCGAGCTGGAGCTCGATCGCTGA
- a CDS encoding ring-cleaving dioxygenase — protein sequence MTGSPLHHVSIIAGQARQNHQFYTDILGLRMVKQTVNFDDPSSYHLYYGDEAGTPGSLITFFPWEHVAPGRLGVGETQETVFRVPEGALGFWLHRFLEKGVVHESIEKRFGQSALPFRDVHGTRLALVSVPGMEAEPAYTGGPVAADHAIRGLHGVSLLLEEAQPTADILTEVFGYERGATEDTTTRYTLPGNPKGGTIDIRAVGGFLKPRPGGGTVHHIAFRARDDDEQAAMVKRLSAEFGLQTTEQKERKYFRSVYFREPGHVLFEIATDAPGFSIDEAPDSLGTRLMLPEPFEPMRAEIEAELPPFMNDRPSA from the coding sequence ATGACCGGAAGCCCCCTTCACCATGTTTCGATCATCGCCGGCCAGGCGCGCCAGAATCACCAGTTCTATACGGATATCCTCGGGCTGCGCATGGTGAAGCAGACGGTGAATTTCGATGACCCGTCCTCCTACCATCTCTACTACGGGGATGAGGCGGGTACGCCCGGCAGCCTCATCACCTTCTTCCCCTGGGAACACGTCGCCCCCGGCCGGCTGGGTGTCGGCGAAACCCAGGAAACCGTCTTCCGGGTGCCGGAAGGCGCCCTCGGCTTCTGGCTACACCGCTTCCTGGAAAAGGGCGTCGTGCACGAAAGCATCGAGAAGCGGTTCGGCCAATCGGCCTTGCCCTTCCGCGACGTTCACGGAACACGGCTTGCGCTCGTCAGCGTGCCCGGCATGGAGGCCGAGCCCGCCTATACGGGCGGCCCGGTCGCAGCGGATCATGCGATCCGGGGTCTGCATGGGGTGAGCCTGCTTCTGGAGGAAGCCCAGCCCACCGCCGATATCCTGACGGAGGTGTTCGGCTACGAGCGCGGCGCGACCGAGGATACGACCACGCGCTACACCCTGCCCGGAAATCCGAAGGGCGGAACCATCGACATCCGGGCCGTGGGCGGCTTCCTGAAGCCCCGGCCGGGCGGCGGAACGGTGCATCATATCGCCTTCCGCGCCCGCGACGACGACGAGCAGGCCGCGATGGTGAAGCGGCTTTCAGCCGAATTCGGGCTGCAGACGACGGAACAGAAGGAGCGCAAATATTTCCGCTCGGTCTATTTTCGCGAGCCGGGTCACGTCCTGTTCGAGATCGCGACCGACGCCCCCGGCTTTAGTATCGACGAGGCGCCCGACAGCCTTGGCACCCGCCTGATGCTGCCCGAACCGTTCGAGCCGATGCGCGCCGAGATCGAGGCGGAGCTGCCGCCTTTCATGAACGATCGGCCGTCGGCCTGA
- a CDS encoding FAD-dependent oxidoreductase, whose translation MAQTCIVAGGGPAGMMLGYLMARAGVHVTVVEKHPDFLRDFRGDTIHPSTLEVMRELGLIDGLLKLPHTRAETLSAEIAGTTFRVADFSRLPVATRYIAFMPQWDFLNYLSGEASRLPCFRLMMETQSEALLEEDGRVVGIRVRTPEGSRDLRADLTVVAEGRNSILRGLSGLRSRAFGAPSDVLWFRLSHQPGDPAETMGHAGPQQGLVMIDRGDYWQCGFVVRKGSFDAHREKGLEAFRDAVRQLSPLPPERLDEVRSWDDVHLLSVRIDRLEKWWRPGLLCIGDAAHAMSPIGGVGVNLAIQDAVAAANILSGPLLAGMMGDRDLAAVQRRRGFPTRATQKVQLMMQSAAARRRASGDKGGPPGFLKGIARWPVLAHVTGRLIGMGFRPEHVAPQILAGVRPTADRS comes from the coding sequence ATGGCACAGACCTGTATCGTGGCGGGAGGCGGCCCGGCCGGGATGATGCTGGGCTACCTGATGGCCCGGGCCGGCGTCCACGTCACCGTCGTGGAGAAGCACCCGGATTTCCTGCGCGACTTCCGGGGCGACACGATCCACCCCTCGACGCTGGAGGTGATGCGCGAACTCGGGCTCATCGACGGGCTCCTGAAGCTGCCTCATACGCGAGCCGAAACCCTCAGTGCGGAGATCGCCGGGACCACCTTCCGCGTGGCGGATTTTTCGCGCCTTCCGGTGGCGACCCGCTACATCGCCTTCATGCCGCAATGGGATTTCCTGAACTACCTGTCTGGCGAGGCTTCGCGGCTGCCGTGCTTCCGGTTGATGATGGAAACCCAATCGGAAGCGTTGCTGGAAGAGGACGGGCGCGTCGTCGGCATCCGCGTGCGCACGCCTGAGGGCAGCCGCGACCTCCGGGCCGACCTGACGGTAGTGGCCGAAGGCCGCAACTCCATCCTGCGGGGATTGTCGGGCCTGAGGTCCCGTGCCTTCGGAGCCCCCAGCGACGTGCTGTGGTTTCGCCTGTCGCACCAGCCGGGCGATCCGGCCGAGACCATGGGCCATGCCGGGCCGCAGCAGGGCCTGGTGATGATCGACCGTGGGGACTACTGGCAATGCGGCTTCGTGGTCCGCAAGGGCAGCTTCGACGCGCATCGGGAAAAGGGGCTGGAAGCCTTCCGCGATGCGGTGCGCCAGCTCTCGCCGCTGCCGCCGGAGCGGCTGGACGAGGTGCGGAGCTGGGACGATGTCCATCTTTTGAGCGTGCGGATCGACCGGCTCGAAAAATGGTGGCGGCCGGGCCTCCTGTGCATCGGCGATGCCGCGCATGCGATGTCGCCCATCGGGGGCGTCGGGGTCAATCTCGCCATCCAGGATGCCGTGGCGGCAGCCAATATCCTGTCCGGCCCGCTTCTGGCGGGCATGATGGGCGACCGCGATCTGGCGGCCGTCCAGCGGCGGCGCGGCTTTCCGACGCGCGCCACGCAGAAGGTGCAGTTGATGATGCAAAGCGCGGCGGCACGGCGTCGCGCATCCGGGGACAAGGGCGGGCCCCCCGGCTTCCTGAAGGGGATCGCCCGGTGGCCGGTGCTGGCGCATGTCACGGGCCGGCTGATCGGCATGGGCTTTAGGCCCGAGCATGTTGCGCCGCAGATTCTGGCCGGTGTCAGGCCGACGGCCGATCGTTCATGA
- a CDS encoding GMC family oxidoreductase has protein sequence MDDDVVSHVWDIIVIGSGVGGGTIGRSLAESGLSVLFLEKGTAGYRREETPLDTIFLDDPEQRLVRGFWPDKVSADLSGVRRDFYAPLGAGVGGTSVFYAATLERPEPHDLDEDEAHPHPTGGWPVSFREMLPWFDAAQRLYRVQGSPVPDEAFPAPNVRLPAPPSQGDKAIMTRMQAAGLHPYQLHSAIAEPTTCQNCAGRKCPRPCKMDGRSAGVEPAIATGKATVLERCEVVELKAGSDAVNGVVARHRGRTVTLTGRHVVLAAGALSSPRLLLDSVSDVWPDGVGNRHDLVGRNLMFHLNEIFALFPKRSEAYAEASKSVGFRDLYFRDGVRYGMVQSMGLNAGFGAIAHHLKLMGDRSVLRALPGRAKATSAIAAAVAPILGQAKMFVGLLEDLPYRSNRVVRTVDASGRIQIEYGFAPELLERRQSFRQLIRRSVPGLRSIFLTHEPEPNFGHPSGTLCMGRTAADSVVDRDCRVHGMRNLWVADASFMPTSMGVNPSLTIAANALRVANSIKESMR, from the coding sequence ATGGACGACGACGTCGTTTCACACGTCTGGGACATTATCGTGATCGGGTCCGGTGTCGGGGGCGGCACGATCGGCCGCAGCCTGGCGGAATCCGGGCTGTCCGTCCTTTTCCTGGAAAAGGGGACCGCAGGCTACCGCCGCGAAGAGACCCCGCTCGACACGATTTTCCTCGACGATCCGGAGCAGCGCCTTGTGCGCGGCTTCTGGCCGGACAAGGTCTCGGCGGATCTGTCCGGGGTGCGGCGCGACTTCTATGCGCCGCTCGGCGCGGGCGTCGGTGGAACCTCCGTCTTCTATGCCGCGACGCTGGAGCGACCGGAGCCGCACGATCTCGACGAAGACGAGGCCCACCCGCATCCCACCGGCGGCTGGCCAGTCTCGTTCCGCGAGATGCTGCCCTGGTTCGACGCGGCGCAACGCCTGTATCGCGTACAGGGCAGCCCTGTACCGGACGAAGCCTTTCCGGCGCCGAACGTGAGACTGCCCGCCCCGCCCTCGCAGGGCGACAAGGCGATCATGACCCGGATGCAGGCGGCCGGTCTCCATCCGTACCAGCTCCACTCGGCCATAGCCGAACCCACCACCTGCCAGAATTGCGCCGGCCGCAAATGCCCGCGCCCATGCAAGATGGACGGGCGGTCGGCAGGGGTGGAGCCGGCCATCGCCACCGGCAAGGCCACCGTGCTCGAACGCTGCGAGGTGGTGGAACTGAAGGCGGGCAGCGATGCCGTGAATGGTGTCGTCGCACGCCATCGCGGACGCACCGTCACGCTGACGGGCCGGCATGTCGTGCTGGCGGCGGGGGCCCTGTCGTCGCCGCGGCTCCTGCTCGACTCGGTCTCGGACGTCTGGCCGGACGGCGTCGGGAACCGTCACGACCTGGTCGGCCGCAATCTGATGTTTCATCTCAACGAGATTTTCGCCCTCTTTCCCAAACGGAGCGAGGCTTATGCCGAGGCCAGCAAATCCGTCGGCTTCCGGGATCTCTATTTCCGCGACGGCGTCCGCTACGGCATGGTCCAGTCCATGGGCCTCAATGCCGGCTTCGGCGCCATCGCGCACCATCTCAAATTGATGGGAGACCGCTCGGTGCTCCGCGCCCTGCCGGGCCGCGCCAAGGCGACCAGCGCCATAGCGGCCGCCGTCGCGCCGATTCTCGGACAGGCCAAGATGTTCGTGGGCCTGCTGGAGGATCTTCCCTACCGCAGCAATCGCGTTGTGCGGACTGTCGATGCGTCGGGCCGCATCCAGATCGAGTATGGCTTCGCGCCCGAACTCCTGGAGCGCCGGCAAAGCTTCCGCCAGCTCATCCGCAGATCCGTTCCCGGCCTGCGCAGCATATTCCTGACGCACGAGCCCGAGCCCAATTTCGGCCATCCCAGCGGCACGCTGTGCATGGGCAGAACCGCCGCCGACAGCGTCGTCGACCGCGATTGCCGCGTCCACGGGATGCGCAATCTCTGGGTTGCGGACGCTTCCTTCATGCCGACGTCGATGGGGGTCAACCCAAGCCTCACCATCGCCGCGAACGCCTTGCGCGTCGCCAACTCGATCAAGGAATCCATGCGATGA